Proteins encoded together in one Raphanus sativus cultivar WK10039 unplaced genomic scaffold, ASM80110v3 Scaffold0567, whole genome shotgun sequence window:
- the LOC130502459 gene encoding transcription factor RAX2-like, whose product MGRAPCCDKANVKRGPWSPEEDAKLKDYIEKQGTGGNWITLPHKAGLRRCGKSCRLRWLNYLRPNIRHGDFSEEEDYIICSLFASIGSRWSVIAAHLHGRTDNDIKNYWNTKLKKKLIATTAPQPHHLLAITSSSSSSSPSSSSHYNMINSLLPYDPSISTNQLITPDRGMMTVMGPQQLLYQEDMGSWVNSPNSNKFVMRHQDDSQKMLLSDLRSGSSTTRTVTRVKMEHHDYHYEEPERSKEGYGMDEINQLISSSCTSSSNSLWFDESKREDKFMLYY is encoded by the exons ATGGGGAGAGCTCCATGTTGTGACAAGGCAAATGTGAAGAGAGGTCCATGGTCTCCTGAAGAAGACGCAAAGCTTAAAGATTACATAGAGAAACAAGGCACTGGTGGGAATTGGATTACTCTCCCTCACAAAGCTG GTTTGAGGAGATGTGGGAAGAGTTGCAGACTGAGATGGTTGAACTATTTGAGACCAAACATAAGACATGGAGATTTCTCTGAGGAAGAAGACTATATTATCTGCAGCCTCTTTGCCTCCATTGGAAGCAG GTGGTCAGTAATAGCAGCTCACCTGCATGGTAGAACTGATAATGACATCAAGAACTATTGGAACACTAAGCTCAAGAAGAAACTCATTGCCACTACGGCTCCACAACCTCATCACCTCTTAGCCATtacttcatcatcatcctcatcatcaccATCCTCATCATCACATTACAACATGATCAATAGTCTTCTTCCGTATGACCCCTCAATATCTACAAACCAGCTGATCACGCCTGATCGGGGGATGATGACAGTGATGGGCCCACAACAACTATTATACCAAGAAGACATGGGCAGTTGGGTAAATTCTCCAAACAGTAACAAGTTCGTAATGAGGCATCAAGACGACAGCCAGAAGATGTTGTTGAGTGATCTAAGAAGTGGGTCAAGTACAACACGTACAGTAACAAGAGTGAAGATGGAGCATCATGATTATCATTATGAAGAACCTGAGAGATCAAAGGAAGGTTATGGAATGGATGAGATAAATCAGTTAATAAGTAGTAGCTGTACAAGTAGTAGCAATAGCTTATGGTTTGATGAAAGCAAGAGAGAGGATAAGTTCATGTTGTACTATTGA